The Microplitis mediator isolate UGA2020A chromosome 8, iyMicMedi2.1, whole genome shotgun sequence genome has a window encoding:
- the LOC130674059 gene encoding partitioning defective protein 6-like, which produces MSKSKLHHHIDSNIVAVKSKFDADIIRFSINKNNPIGYDEFRKILAEKHELNKDDKDKNFNIRYTDPTDNDLLPINNDNNLARALAAAKSLLKIIITRNGDSFDDHPGTGTLKPKNLISSILGGTPGKPRPLAISNPHDFRQVSAIIDVDILPETCRRVRLLKHGSDKPLGFYIKDGESVRLLPPSAGGGFEKVPGVFISRLVPGGLAESTGLLAVNDEVLEVNGIEVAGKTLDQVTDMMIANSSNLIITVKPANQRAAMAAPRRGSFSRNSQLSSGSHQSTQSIVTGSASDEEADEIVDLTGVALHDDIPTSSHHHHHHQHQHQHPHQHQHQHQHQHQHHQPHNHFNHDQPGVLHL; this is translated from the exons TTCGACGCAGATATCATccgtttttcaattaataaaaataatccaatTGGTTACGATGAATTTCGTAAAATACTCGCCGAGAAACACGAGCTAAATAAAGACGACAaggacaaaaattttaatattcgcTACACGGATCCAACTGACAATGATTTGCTgccaataaataatgataataatctcGCACGTGCTCTTGCGGCCGCAAAGTCATTGCTCAAGATAATAATCACCCGAAACGGAGACAGTTTCGACGATCATCCTGGAACCGGGACTCTCaagccaaaaaatttaatatcgaGCATTCTAGGCGGCACTCCCGGTAAACCCAGACCTCTCGCTATTTCCAATCCTCATGACTTCCGACAG GTATCAGCTATTATAGATGTTGATATTTTACCAGAAACATGTCGACGTGTAAGATTACTGAAACATGGCTCCGATAAACCACTAggtttttatattaaagatGGTGAAAGTGTTCGTCTCTTACCACCATCAGCTGGCGGTGGATTTGAAAAAGTACCAGGTGTATTTATAAGTCGACTTGTacctggtggtcttgctgaaagTACTGGATTATTAGCAGTAAATGACGAAGTATTAGAAGTAAATGGTATTGAAGTTGCTGGAAAAACTCTTGATcaa gTTACAGATATGATGATCGCCAACTcgtcaaatttaataattacggTTAAACCAGCAAATCAACGTGCAGCAATGGCTGCACCAAGACGCGGTTCTTTCTCCCGCAACAGTCAATTGTCGTCGGGAAGTCATCAATCAACTCAGAGTATCGTCACAGGAAGCGCAAGTGACGAGGAAGCTGACGAAATAGTTGATCTGACGGGAGTTGCGCTTCATGACGATATTCCAACATCTTcccaccatcatcatcatcatcaacatcAACACCAGCATCCGCATCAACATCAGCACCAGCACCAGCATCAACACCAACATCATCAGCCTCACAATCATTTTAATCATGACCAACCAGGTGTTCTTCATCTTTAA
- the LOC130673442 gene encoding uncharacterized protein LOC130673442: MSLLVTPWFRNVFTDIFGGLLNFQDHPECAKHELRVVDCLEAYGTHHGKAKCRVLLEDFRECVWRDKQVLRMRIMNMERKRQYDDGEREADGFWAKAPRADSY, from the coding sequence ATGTCTCTGCTAGTTACACCATGGTTCCGTAACGTCTTCACTGACATATTCGGAGGTCTTTTGAACTTCCAGGACCATCCTGAGTGTGCAAAACACGAGCTCCGAGTGGTTGACTGTCTTGAGGCCTATGGAACTCATCACGGCAAGGCCAAGTGCCGTGTTCTCCTGGAAGACTTTCGTGAATGTGTCTGGAGAGACAAGCAGGTCTTGAGAATGAGGATTATGAACATGGAACGTAAGAGACAGTACGATGATGGGGAGCGTGAGGCAGATGGTTTTTGGGCAAAAGCTCCGAGAGCGGATTCCTATtag
- the LOC130673441 gene encoding cytoplasmic tRNA 2-thiolation protein 2 → MCSINDDCGGQELMKGYQDLDTDDAKCRKCNENNATIKLRGKDNYCNECFLLSATHKFRATLGKSKLVRPKDKVLVGYSGTAGSVALLNLIRAGMHESVHKRLVFESKVIYIDDGMLKKQDLAQRQAFIDQVRTQIKSLGFPGYVTSLSECFNADSDVNVYKLDNYNCEDNDDLNNLFDQLTNDTAKQDLLKKLRYRLIASAAKKLECGKVFLGDDATNLAVDILSNVAVGRGAQLAVDVGFVDDRFKNLMILRPMRDFTRVELDHYLNIHGLKTLDTAKVTKSSDPFASIQQLTEDFILDLESQFTGTVSTVFRTGDKVCASKQSHNDNKSNDEICVICNALMDTRSLDDATAIKATLFSRFISTQGIKSIVDVNVDDNYSEKSNCDNCQGDCFNSKDLTLQQLRKFLCYGCKLIFNYSFDCKKLPPHITNKLREIICMQDMREQIKDFLL, encoded by the exons atgtgctCAATAAATGATGATTGTGGTGGTCAGGAATTAATGAAAGGATATCAAGATTTAGATAc agATGATGCTAAATGTCGCAAGTGCAATGAAAACAATGCAACAATAAAATTACGCGGTaaagataattattgtaatgaaTGCTTCTTGTTAAGTGCGACGCACAAATTTCGTGCTACGCTTGGTAAATCAAAGCTAGTGCGTCCAAAAGATAAAGTTCTCGTTGGTTACTCTGGTACAGCTGGTTCAGTTGCTCTGCTCAATTTAATAAGAGCAGGCATGCATGAATCAGTACACAAACGTCTCGTTTTCGAGAGcaaagttatttatattgatgACGGTATGTTAAAAAAACAGGATCTAGCCCAAAGACAAGCTTTCATTGATCAGGTCAGGACTCAAATAAAATCTCTTGGGTTTCCGGGATACGTGACCAGTTTATCTGAATGTTTTAATGCTGATTCTGATGTAAACGTTTATAAGCTTGACAATTACAATTGTGAGGACAATGATGATCTGAATAATTTATTCGACCAGCTAACGAATGACACAGCCAAGCAGGATCTACTCAAGAAATTGAGATATCGACTGATAGCATCAGCGGCTAAAAAACTTGAGTGCGGAAAAGTATTTCTTGGTGATGATGCAACCAATCTTGCCGTTGACATCCTCAGCAATGTAGCAGTAGGTCGCGGAGCCCAGCTGGCTGTTGATGTTGGTTTTGTTGATGATCGATTTAAAAACCTGATGATTTTACGACCGATGAGAGACTTTACAAGAGTGGAGCTTGAtcactatttaaatattcacgGACTAAAGACCTTGGACACTGCAAAAGTAACAAAATCTTCGGATCCTTTTGCCTCAATCCAACAACTCACTGAAGACTTTATCCTGGACTTGGAGTCCCAGTTCACCGGGACAGTGTCTACTGTCTTTAGAACCGGGGATAAAGTATGCGCGAGTAAACAATCccataatgataataaaagtaatgacgAAATTTGCGTTATTTGCAATGCACTGATGGACACAAGGTCTCTTGATGATGCAACGGCTATCAAAGCAACTTTATTCTCAAGGTTTATTTCCACCCAAGGAATAAAATCTATTGTTGATGTTAATGTTGATGATAATTACtctgaaaaatcaaattgtgATAATTGCCAAGGCGattgttttaattcaaaagatttaacattacaacaattacgtaaatttttatgttacggttgtaaattaatttttaattactcgtttgattgtaaaaaattacctcCTCATATTACCAACAAATTACGCGAGATAATTTGTATGCAAGACATGCGTGAgcaaataaaagattttttattataa